A genome region from Lactobacillus sp. ESL0791 includes the following:
- a CDS encoding LacI family DNA-binding transcriptional regulator, whose protein sequence is MKKKSISIKEIAKLSGVSVSTVSRVLNNTGRFSEATQKKVVSVAQKYNYHQSIIAQGMRRGSLSIVGIIVPDITNSYYASIVKKCEQYFFNLGYLTIVCNTDRSPKLEKRYIKQLSSHIVDGLIVISSQKQISPKDSEISIPTVFIDRFPKLASNIIITSSDDYSGALLATNHLIDNDAYPVMVTTKTSGFSSNQKRVKGFKDTLVSRKINEIEIITLAAHSDNIYSEKSTLSRKLLDLIKKYKKVGIFAVNDNVAAFIYQIAKEKNILIPDQLSIVGFDDSPIAKEMQLTTIHQDTDKLAITSCNNLIKLFKNNKILERKIVIPVSLIKRKTT, encoded by the coding sequence ATGAAAAAAAAGTCTATATCAATCAAAGAAATTGCTAAGCTTAGCGGCGTTTCTGTTTCTACAGTCTCACGAGTTTTAAATAATACAGGCCGTTTTTCTGAAGCTACTCAGAAAAAGGTTGTTTCAGTTGCCCAAAAATATAATTACCATCAAAGCATTATCGCTCAAGGAATGCGACGGGGATCGCTTTCAATAGTAGGTATTATAGTGCCTGACATTACAAATTCTTATTACGCTAGCATTGTCAAAAAATGTGAACAATATTTTTTTAACTTAGGATATCTTACAATTGTATGCAATACAGATAGAAGTCCTAAATTAGAAAAACGATATATAAAACAATTAAGCAGTCATATTGTGGATGGATTAATAGTAATATCATCACAAAAACAAATTTCACCTAAAGATAGCGAAATTTCAATACCTACTGTTTTTATCGACAGATTTCCTAAACTTGCTAGCAATATCATAATTACCTCTTCAGATGATTATTCAGGAGCCTTACTTGCAACAAATCATTTAATTGATAACGATGCCTATCCAGTTATGGTAACAACTAAAACATCTGGATTTTCGTCAAATCAAAAGCGTGTAAAAGGATTTAAAGATACCCTTGTCAGTCGAAAAATTAATGAGATTGAAATAATTACGCTTGCTGCACATTCTGATAATATTTATAGTGAGAAAAGTACTCTTAGCCGTAAATTATTAGACTTAATTAAAAAATACAAAAAAGTAGGCATATTTGCAGTTAATGATAATGTAGCAGCGTTTATATATCAAATAGCTAAAGAAAAAAATATCCTTATACCTGATCAATTGAGCATAGTTGGTTTTGATGATTCTCCAATTGCTAAAGAAATGCAATTAACTACTATCCATCAAGATACAGACAAATTAGCAATTACGTCCTGTAATAATTTAATTAAATTATTTAAAAATAACAAAATACTTGAAAGAAAAATTGTCATTCCGGTTTCC